In one Alphaproteobacteria bacterium genomic region, the following are encoded:
- the fliG gene encoding flagellar motor switch protein FliG, translated as MRVRDDYRSLNGPEKAAMMILAIGEDNAVKLFTHMDDEEIREISQTMANLGTVSSNLVERLFVEFAEQISSTGSLVGSYESTERLLAKALDPDKVAQIMEEIRGPAGRTMWDKLANVNEVVLANYLKNEYPQTVAVVLSKIKSDHASRVLAALPESFAMEVIMRMLRMEAVQKEVLDDVERTLRNEFMTNLARTARRDSHEMMAEIFNALDRNTENRFMTLLEERNRDSAERIKALMFTFEDLQKLDPSGIQTLLRNVDKDKLGTALKGSSEQIKEMFFSNMSERAAKILREDMNAMGPVRLRDVDEAQMEMVNLAKDLAAKGEIVISEGGADDELIY; from the coding sequence ATGCGCGTACGCGACGACTACAGAAGTCTGAACGGCCCAGAGAAAGCCGCCATGATGATCCTGGCCATCGGCGAGGACAACGCGGTCAAGCTGTTCACGCATATGGACGACGAGGAAATCCGCGAGATTTCCCAGACCATGGCCAATCTGGGCACGGTCAGTTCCAATCTGGTCGAGCGCCTTTTCGTGGAGTTCGCGGAGCAGATTTCCTCCACCGGATCGCTGGTCGGTTCCTACGAGTCCACCGAACGGTTGCTGGCCAAGGCCCTGGACCCGGACAAGGTCGCGCAGATCATGGAGGAAATCCGTGGTCCCGCCGGCCGGACAATGTGGGACAAGCTGGCGAATGTGAACGAAGTCGTCCTCGCCAACTATCTGAAGAACGAATACCCGCAGACCGTCGCCGTCGTCCTGTCGAAGATCAAGTCGGACCATGCCAGCCGGGTGCTGGCCGCCCTGCCCGAGAGCTTCGCGATGGAGGTCATCATGCGCATGTTGCGCATGGAGGCCGTGCAGAAGGAGGTCCTGGACGATGTCGAACGCACCCTGCGCAACGAGTTCATGACCAACCTGGCCCGCACGGCGCGACGCGACAGCCACGAGATGATGGCGGAAATCTTCAACGCGCTGGACCGGAACACCGAGAACCGGTTCATGACGCTTCTGGAAGAGCGGAACCGCGACAGCGCGGAACGCATCAAGGCGCTGATGTTCACCTTCGAGGATCTGCAGAAACTGGATCCAAGCGGAATCCAGACGCTGTTGCGGAATGTCGACAAGGACAAGCTGGGCACGGCCCTGAAGGGCTCGTCCGAGCAGATCAAGGAAATGTTCTTCTCCAACATGTCCGAACGCGCCGCCAAGATTCTGCGCGAGGACATGAATGCCATGGGTCCGGTCCGTCTGCGCGACGTCGACGAGGCCCAGATGGAGATGGTCAATCTGGCCAAGGACCTGGCCGCCAAGGGCGAGATCGTGATCTCCGAAGGCGGCGCCGACGACGAGTTGATCTATTGA
- a CDS encoding flagellar protein FlaG — MDVNLTPQVPLQQNSQSQPAPNATAQAGATSTVQNVPDNVVTAATENTEANAREDDALRRQERSQREQGVSALQDLEIAGLRTRVDFDVEEDRVFLEILLPRTEEVIRRIPSESLIEFLQSQVDRITARPSASSQAFDQSI, encoded by the coding sequence ATGGACGTCAATCTTACACCGCAAGTGCCGCTGCAGCAGAACAGCCAGTCGCAGCCGGCCCCCAACGCAACGGCACAGGCAGGCGCGACCAGCACGGTTCAAAACGTGCCGGACAACGTCGTGACGGCTGCGACCGAGAACACCGAAGCCAATGCCCGGGAGGACGACGCCCTGCGCCGTCAAGAACGCTCCCAGCGTGAGCAAGGCGTTTCGGCCCTGCAGGACCTGGAGATTGCAGGCTTGCGTACGCGCGTCGACTTCGATGTCGAGGAAGACCGGGTTTTCCTGGAAATCCTTTTGCCGCGGACGGAAGAGGTGATCCGCCGAATTCCGTCGGAAAGTCTGATCGAGTTCCTGCAGTCGCAGGTCGACCGGATTACCGCGCGGCCCAGCGCCAGTTCGCAGGCTTTCGATCAGTCGATCTGA
- a CDS encoding methionyl-tRNA formyltransferase — protein MKKPEAAFCEAALKRCAGELRIVRAGSVDEMVAARNRLSGNARLIGFSTSVVVPGPELKFYGGGAYNFHPGPPEYPGNRPSAFACYDQSKIFGVTFHRMVARVDSGEILDCERFPTHGLTTAGALAILAYQRLARLFLNNVVSLATLNADLDGNGETWSGRKTTLAHFDAMRRVPGDVDPVELDRRLRAFNWVYTPLPADHEAAGLASEHKSLLLKASQGPT, from the coding sequence ATGAAGAAACCCGAGGCCGCTTTCTGCGAAGCGGCCTTGAAGCGGTGTGCCGGCGAGTTGAGAATTGTGCGGGCCGGCAGTGTCGACGAAATGGTTGCAGCGCGCAACAGGCTCAGCGGCAATGCCAGGCTCATCGGGTTTTCGACATCGGTCGTCGTCCCGGGCCCGGAGCTGAAATTCTACGGCGGGGGTGCCTACAACTTTCACCCCGGACCGCCCGAATACCCCGGCAACCGACCTTCTGCCTTCGCATGCTACGATCAGTCGAAGATCTTCGGCGTCACTTTTCACCGCATGGTCGCCCGAGTCGATTCAGGGGAGATCCTGGACTGCGAACGCTTCCCGACCCATGGCTTGACCACCGCCGGTGCGTTGGCAATCCTTGCCTATCAGCGTCTTGCGCGGCTCTTCCTCAACAATGTCGTGTCCCTGGCGACACTCAATGCCGATCTGGACGGCAATGGTGAGACCTGGTCGGGCAGAAAGACGACCCTCGCCCATTTCGACGCCATGCGCCGTGTCCCCGGAGACGTCGACCCGGTCGAGCTGGACCGGCGACTGCGCGCATTCAATTGGGTTTACACGCCCCTGCCGGCGGACCATGAAGCGGCCGGGCTTGCTTCGGAACACAAATCCCTGCTCCTCAAGGCATCGCAGGGGCCGACCTGA
- a CDS encoding DUF1153 domain-containing protein, whose protein sequence is MAEHGKAGRTAEKTEIALPPADTRRWVISRKAQVVRAVETGILTEREACQRYDLTPEELSGWRQMVERHGVRGLRVTRLHHYREGQDSR, encoded by the coding sequence ATGGCCGAACACGGCAAGGCAGGTAGAACAGCGGAGAAAACGGAGATCGCACTTCCACCGGCAGATACACGCCGATGGGTGATTTCACGAAAGGCACAGGTGGTACGCGCGGTCGAGACCGGGATCCTAACGGAGCGGGAGGCCTGCCAGCGATACGATCTGACGCCGGAAGAATTGTCCGGGTGGCGCCAGATGGTGGAACGGCATGGTGTGCGGGGGCTGAGGGTGACACGCCTCCATCACTATCGCGAGGGGCAGGACTCACGCTAA
- a CDS encoding flagellar hook-basal body complex protein, with product MSIFGGLRSGVSGLFVQSQSMAMISDNIANVNTVGYKVNRPRFSTLVTTQASETLFASGGVQSKVGREIDAQGLLAASTASTDLAISGKGFFAVTDQVTLNSNTNRYEPTGEIFYTRAGEFRADKDGNLVNSGGFFLMGFGRNSTDTGFDVTNVLTAMNGVNVASQSASPVASSEVTLAANLQASTATAGTFDTSIQIFDRQGAQRTLTLTFTKSGASANTWNVTGTLSAGNFVDLDTNNDGTAADVDTGAGSDTAGDDQLGTAETNAFVNGGDYSGNADTAIGGTSVNFGSVQFNPNGTLAAVFNGPNGANDNTGFALTGGNTMQVMVDYDGDATTSGDAVAIDINLGSINGSDGVSQFEGTSVINDIQQNGKQFGSLSSVSVDENGVVTALFDNGEQRQLFQVPLVTFNNPNGLDPRTGNVFAQTDKSGQAVVKVANTGGAGQIASSSLEQSTVDLADEFTKLIVTQRAFAANTRIITTADEMLDELIRAKR from the coding sequence ATGAGTATCTTCGGTGGTTTGCGGTCCGGCGTGTCCGGCCTCTTCGTGCAGAGCCAGTCAATGGCCATGATTTCGGACAACATCGCGAACGTGAACACGGTCGGTTACAAGGTGAACCGCCCGCGCTTCTCGACCCTGGTTACGACCCAGGCGTCGGAAACCCTCTTCGCTTCCGGTGGTGTGCAGTCCAAGGTGGGCCGTGAGATCGACGCTCAGGGCCTGCTGGCCGCTTCGACGGCATCGACCGACCTCGCGATCTCCGGCAAGGGGTTCTTCGCGGTCACCGACCAGGTGACGCTGAACTCGAACACCAACCGTTATGAGCCGACGGGGGAAATCTTCTACACCCGCGCCGGCGAATTCCGCGCGGACAAGGATGGGAACCTCGTCAATTCCGGCGGGTTCTTCCTGATGGGCTTCGGCCGGAACTCGACCGATACCGGGTTTGACGTCACGAACGTTCTGACCGCCATGAACGGGGTGAACGTAGCAAGCCAGTCCGCCTCCCCCGTTGCATCATCCGAAGTAACGCTGGCCGCGAACCTGCAGGCCTCCACGGCGACCGCGGGCACGTTCGATACCTCCATTCAGATCTTCGACCGTCAGGGGGCCCAGCGTACCCTGACGCTGACCTTCACGAAGTCGGGCGCGTCGGCGAACACCTGGAACGTAACGGGGACGCTGTCTGCGGGGAACTTCGTCGATCTTGATACCAACAATGACGGGACGGCAGCCGATGTCGATACCGGTGCCGGCTCCGACACCGCGGGCGATGACCAGTTGGGAACGGCTGAAACCAACGCATTCGTCAACGGCGGCGACTATTCGGGGAACGCCGACACCGCCATCGGCGGCACCAGTGTGAACTTCGGCAGTGTCCAGTTCAATCCGAACGGAACGCTTGCCGCCGTTTTCAACGGCCCCAACGGCGCCAATGACAACACCGGCTTCGCGCTGACCGGCGGCAACACGATGCAGGTCATGGTCGACTACGACGGCGATGCCACGACATCGGGCGATGCCGTTGCAATCGATATCAACCTCGGATCGATCAACGGCTCAGACGGGGTCAGCCAGTTCGAGGGTACCAGCGTCATCAACGACATTCAGCAGAACGGCAAGCAGTTCGGCTCCCTGTCCTCCGTCTCGGTGGATGAGAACGGTGTCGTGACTGCCCTGTTCGACAACGGTGAGCAGCGTCAGCTGTTCCAGGTGCCGCTGGTCACGTTCAACAACCCGAACGGCCTGGATCCGCGCACCGGGAACGTCTTCGCCCAGACCGACAAGTCAGGTCAGGCGGTTGTGAAGGTGGCGAATACCGGTGGGGCGGGCCAGATTGCCTCCTCCTCACTGGAACAATCCACGGTCGATCTGGCGGACGAGTTCACGAAACTGATCGTCACGCAGCGCGCCTTTGCGGCGAATACGAGGATCATCACAACGGCGGACGAGATGCTCGACGAGTTGATCCGAGCGAAACGTTAA
- a CDS encoding FliH/SctL family protein, whose product MAKSARKVNMKPFLFERTFDERGNDLTALKKAAEEKAAAESEAAEPAEPEVPVIYTEDDLAAAKQDSYMEGHADGFREGHAEAMDSLEQQLNDLLERLAPLVSELGEAQRNANERAQANMARIVQELMTKIMPVYIRKHGCDEALAVVSECLAELQDPGRLTIHLSEETADLLGDRLNKAAQRAGFEGQIRLLTDEELGPSDVRVDWGAGGAERQYETIKSAIDEAIDRAVARIEAELNEDEAAEPSREAVMSQPAEAPQPDAALDAADETPDDTGMDPGPDPAEER is encoded by the coding sequence ATGGCGAAATCGGCCCGGAAGGTAAACATGAAGCCGTTCCTGTTCGAGCGCACGTTCGACGAGCGCGGCAACGACCTGACTGCCCTGAAGAAGGCGGCCGAGGAGAAGGCTGCGGCGGAATCGGAGGCGGCCGAACCCGCGGAACCCGAAGTTCCGGTCATCTATACCGAGGACGACCTCGCCGCGGCCAAGCAGGACTCCTACATGGAGGGGCATGCCGACGGATTCCGCGAAGGCCATGCCGAGGCGATGGACTCGCTGGAACAGCAGTTAAACGACCTGCTGGAGCGCCTGGCGCCGCTGGTGTCCGAGCTGGGTGAGGCACAGCGCAACGCGAATGAGCGTGCGCAGGCCAACATGGCGCGGATCGTGCAGGAACTGATGACGAAGATCATGCCGGTCTATATCCGCAAGCATGGCTGCGACGAGGCCCTGGCCGTCGTGTCAGAATGCCTGGCTGAATTGCAAGATCCAGGGCGCCTGACGATCCATTTGTCGGAGGAAACGGCGGACTTGCTGGGGGATCGGCTGAACAAGGCGGCACAGCGCGCCGGGTTCGAAGGTCAGATCCGTCTTCTGACGGATGAGGAACTGGGTCCGTCCGACGTTCGTGTAGATTGGGGAGCCGGCGGCGCGGAACGGCAATACGAGACGATCAAATCCGCCATCGATGAAGCCATCGACCGTGCCGTGGCCCGGATCGAGGCGGAACTGAACGAGGACGAGGCGGCGGAACCCAGCCGCGAGGCCGTGATGTCACAGCCCGCGGAGGCGCCGCAGCCCGATGCCGCTCTGGACGCGGCTGACGAAACGCCGGACGATACCGGGATGGATCCCGGTCCGGACCCGGCGGAGGAGCGATAG
- a CDS encoding flagellar biosynthesis regulator FlaF — MSNPYASQQRAALENAPPQATEGYALIELARRLDDAAKVPENIAAIRDVVRLNWRLWTIFQAELVDPECQTPRAIRENLINLSNFIDKRSAELIANPEASKLTVLVNINRQIGAGLLGSPSDDVEEAERLRREFAESNKSSEASDTAAADNDQAPPTLQPAATDHEA, encoded by the coding sequence ATGTCGAATCCATACGCGTCCCAACAACGCGCCGCTCTGGAAAATGCACCGCCACAGGCAACAGAGGGCTATGCGCTGATCGAACTGGCAAGGCGCCTGGATGACGCAGCAAAGGTCCCCGAGAATATCGCCGCAATTCGCGATGTGGTGCGTCTGAACTGGCGGCTGTGGACGATCTTTCAGGCGGAACTCGTCGATCCGGAATGTCAGACCCCCCGGGCAATCCGCGAAAACCTGATCAACCTGTCGAACTTCATCGACAAGCGGTCGGCAGAACTCATCGCCAACCCGGAAGCGTCGAAGTTGACGGTGCTGGTCAACATCAACCGGCAGATTGGCGCCGGCCTGCTGGGCAGTCCGTCGGATGATGTGGAAGAGGCGGAGCGGCTGCGTCGCGAGTTCGCCGAATCCAACAAGTCGTCCGAGGCGAGCGACACGGCTGCTGCCGACAACGATCAAGCCCCGCCGACACTTCAGCCGGCCGCCACCGATCACGAGGCGTGA
- a CDS encoding flagellar hook-length control protein FliK has translation MSVSSTNEKYQDLFSVTEATRTNRDRSKDEDGNKAADGTEAGSLETRFAELLKGRLTANIVFTRLDNTLNLPQKVVADRQQAPIVDRREDTSNDDGVDDFDPTNSLDDDAATAAAAPAVADVDRPRAQQAQPTDAGKVKATDGGDTAAAQNNQGRTDGQNQTKAGDGNTAAQNNSSAAAKAAQRTAAAENVPAEEVPAELAEAAKKAAKSGNNKIAATVTDHSKQVSSQPQTTLSARAAVDAEAAGKKSVAADIQAQAEADGDAAVEAEDGANNIFNRLKAQAAAGGSANAQAKNAAKSGAEGAQGNAAASQAQNNPQANPTAAGLPRAAAASGQFSALTGSTQSGTTVDAATGGTATMGQNNSIQGRTAPNPAASANRPPPVPAHVVADQVAVNIQKGVSQGQDRITVQLRPQELGKVEIKMEMTHDGKMTAVVSAERPETLDMLRQDSRSLVQALNDAGMQADENSLSFSLQGENAGDGDGQQKTANGGQSGSDLAGDDMLETGFIFEETGGFDSDGRLDVKI, from the coding sequence ATGTCGGTGAGCAGCACGAACGAGAAGTACCAGGATCTGTTTTCCGTCACGGAAGCGACGCGGACAAACCGCGACCGCTCGAAGGACGAGGACGGCAACAAGGCCGCCGATGGTACGGAGGCCGGTTCTCTCGAAACCCGGTTTGCGGAACTGTTGAAGGGGCGCCTGACGGCCAATATCGTCTTCACACGTCTCGACAACACATTGAACCTGCCGCAGAAAGTCGTCGCAGACCGCCAGCAGGCACCGATCGTCGACCGCCGCGAGGATACGTCCAACGACGACGGCGTTGACGATTTCGATCCGACAAACAGCCTGGATGACGATGCCGCGACGGCAGCAGCCGCCCCGGCTGTCGCCGATGTCGACCGCCCGCGCGCACAACAGGCCCAGCCCACGGATGCGGGCAAGGTTAAGGCGACGGATGGAGGCGACACCGCGGCCGCCCAGAATAACCAGGGCCGGACCGACGGTCAGAACCAAACCAAGGCAGGCGATGGCAACACCGCTGCCCAGAACAACAGCTCCGCCGCCGCGAAGGCTGCACAGCGCACCGCCGCCGCGGAGAACGTGCCCGCAGAAGAGGTGCCCGCCGAACTGGCCGAGGCGGCGAAGAAGGCGGCGAAATCCGGCAACAACAAGATTGCCGCGACCGTAACCGATCACTCCAAGCAGGTCTCGTCGCAGCCGCAGACGACCCTGAGTGCCCGCGCGGCCGTGGATGCCGAAGCAGCCGGCAAGAAATCCGTGGCCGCCGACATCCAGGCCCAGGCCGAGGCTGACGGCGACGCCGCCGTCGAAGCCGAAGATGGGGCCAACAACATCTTCAATCGTCTGAAAGCACAGGCTGCTGCGGGTGGCTCCGCCAATGCGCAGGCCAAGAACGCCGCGAAGTCCGGGGCGGAAGGCGCCCAGGGCAACGCCGCCGCCTCTCAGGCCCAAAACAACCCCCAGGCCAATCCGACGGCCGCCGGATTGCCGCGCGCGGCCGCCGCAAGTGGTCAGTTCTCGGCCCTGACGGGTTCGACACAGAGCGGCACGACCGTTGACGCCGCGACCGGTGGCACAGCGACGATGGGCCAGAACAACAGCATCCAGGGCCGCACGGCGCCCAACCCGGCGGCCAGCGCCAACCGGCCGCCGCCGGTGCCGGCCCATGTCGTGGCCGACCAGGTGGCCGTGAACATTCAGAAGGGCGTTTCCCAGGGCCAGGATCGGATCACGGTTCAGTTGCGCCCGCAGGAGCTCGGCAAGGTCGAGATCAAGATGGAAATGACCCATGACGGCAAGATGACGGCCGTTGTCTCCGCCGAGCGTCCGGAAACCCTCGACATGCTGCGCCAGGATTCGCGCAGCCTGGTCCAGGCCCTGAACGATGCCGGCATGCAGGCGGACGAGAACAGTCTCAGCTTCTCGCTTCAGGGTGAGAATGCGGGCGATGGCGACGGACAGCAGAAGACCGCGAATGGCGGCCAGTCCGGCTCCGACCTTGCCGGGGACGACATGCTGGAGACCGGCTTCATTTTCGAAGAGACCGGCGGCTTCGACAGCGATGGCCGCCTGGACGTGAAGATCTAG
- a CDS encoding flagellar biosynthesis repressor FlbT, whose product MPLRIKLPSKERIIINGAVLENAGEATTIVLHNRADILRRKEVMSEEDAQSPARRIYYALQCAYMFEDERPKYRQIALEFLQQYESAAPSAGDHVKKIRTEIESGSLYNALRATHPLIEHETERFKSLGLWPVEEEAAGEDA is encoded by the coding sequence ATGCCGCTGCGAATCAAGCTGCCGTCAAAGGAACGGATCATCATCAATGGCGCCGTTCTGGAGAATGCCGGCGAGGCGACGACAATCGTTCTCCATAACCGGGCGGACATCCTTCGACGCAAGGAAGTGATGAGCGAAGAGGATGCGCAAAGCCCGGCGCGGCGGATCTACTACGCGCTGCAATGCGCCTATATGTTCGAGGATGAGCGGCCCAAATATCGCCAGATCGCCCTTGAGTTCCTGCAACAGTACGAGAGCGCGGCGCCGAGTGCCGGGGATCACGTGAAGAAAATCCGGACGGAGATCGAAAGCGGTTCGCTTTACAATGCACTGCGTGCGACGCATCCGCTCATCGAACACGAGACCGAGCGGTTCAAGAGCCTCGGACTTTGGCCCGTGGAAGAAGAAGCCGCCGGCGAGGACGCCTGA
- the fliF gene encoding flagellar basal-body MS-ring/collar protein FliF, whose product MGGLLDTIRNIGMPRLTAIVAGTATMLGLLLFLVINGAKPEMALLYSDLDPQSTNQIADQLASRGVEYSMSNDQSRISVPRDQVSQLRLEFAEQGLSGGVVGYDIFDRDESLGQSSFEQEINRLRALEGELSRTIASIDNVRGARVHIVMPRREVFTRTPQQATASIIIKMRGAYRLDRTQTAAIQQLVATAVPQLSPQKITIIDDRGTLLHGGGDTDDGGLGADSIADMRTGFESRLSGKVTEMLERVVGVGKARVEISAEMDFSQEVQNIQSYDPEQQVLVSSRETENTSQSSEAAQDNVTVGNNLPDAGGLGGGASGDTETSTSTESIQNFQTGNTRTERIVPPGRVERLSVAVVVDGIRQPDGTYESRSDEEMEVLRELVESAVGVDRGRGDQVTIHNLRFEDVPVYEPLDEQEVLGIPIPVSDLRAIGQTSIIALLVLLIAFVIVRPLVTRLLDMQQQAAAARAAADQPTMITDQSGGAVAAAGGMEGAMVPHEGGEEFESMIDIAHIEGRVKASSLKKIGEIVDKHPEEAVSILRNWMYQESN is encoded by the coding sequence GTGGGCGGACTGCTGGATACCATTCGCAATATCGGCATGCCACGGCTGACGGCGATCGTTGCCGGGACCGCAACCATGCTGGGTCTGTTGCTATTCCTGGTCATCAACGGCGCCAAGCCGGAAATGGCCCTGCTCTACAGCGACCTGGACCCCCAATCGACAAACCAGATCGCCGATCAACTGGCCAGCCGCGGCGTTGAATACAGCATGTCCAACGACCAGTCGCGGATTTCCGTGCCGCGCGATCAGGTCTCGCAACTCCGTCTGGAATTCGCCGAACAGGGTCTCAGCGGTGGGGTCGTCGGCTACGACATCTTCGACCGAGACGAAAGCCTGGGACAGTCCAGTTTCGAGCAGGAAATCAACCGGCTGCGGGCGCTGGAAGGCGAGTTGTCGCGGACCATCGCATCGATCGACAATGTGCGCGGCGCCCGTGTCCACATCGTGATGCCGCGCCGGGAGGTCTTCACCCGTACGCCGCAGCAGGCAACCGCATCCATCATCATCAAGATGCGCGGCGCCTACCGTCTGGACCGCACGCAGACGGCCGCAATCCAGCAACTGGTCGCGACCGCGGTTCCGCAGCTTAGCCCGCAGAAGATCACCATCATCGACGATCGAGGCACCCTGCTCCATGGCGGCGGCGACACCGACGATGGTGGCCTGGGCGCGGACAGTATTGCCGACATGCGCACCGGCTTCGAAAGCCGTCTTTCGGGCAAGGTCACCGAAATGCTGGAACGCGTCGTCGGCGTCGGCAAGGCGCGGGTCGAAATCAGCGCGGAGATGGATTTCTCCCAGGAAGTTCAGAACATTCAGTCCTATGACCCGGAACAACAGGTCCTGGTCTCCTCCCGCGAGACGGAAAACACGTCGCAGTCTTCCGAAGCAGCCCAGGACAATGTGACTGTCGGAAACAACCTCCCGGACGCCGGCGGGCTGGGCGGGGGCGCGTCAGGCGATACCGAAACCTCGACCAGCACGGAATCGATCCAGAATTTCCAGACCGGCAACACCCGCACGGAACGTATTGTGCCGCCAGGCCGGGTGGAACGCCTGTCGGTTGCCGTCGTCGTCGACGGCATCCGCCAGCCTGACGGCACCTATGAAAGCCGCTCTGACGAGGAGATGGAAGTTCTGCGGGAACTGGTGGAATCCGCCGTCGGGGTCGATCGCGGCCGCGGCGATCAGGTGACCATCCACAATCTGCGCTTCGAGGACGTGCCGGTCTACGAGCCGCTGGACGAGCAGGAGGTGCTGGGCATCCCGATCCCGGTGTCCGATCTGCGCGCAATCGGTCAGACGTCGATCATCGCCCTGCTGGTGCTGCTGATCGCCTTCGTGATCGTCCGCCCGCTGGTAACCCGGCTGCTGGACATGCAGCAACAGGCCGCCGCCGCGCGTGCTGCCGCGGATCAGCCGACCATGATCACCGATCAGTCCGGCGGCGCCGTCGCCGCGGCAGGCGGCATGGAAGGCGCGATGGTGCCGCACGAGGGTGGCGAAGAGTTCGAATCCATGATCGACATCGCCCATATCGAAGGCCGGGTGAAGGCGTCGTCCCTGAAGAAGATCGGCGAGATCGTCGATAAGCATCCGGAAGAGGCCGTTTCGATCCTGCGGAATTGGATGTATCAGGAATCGAACTAA
- a CDS encoding flagellin gives MVSRVSVTGVLAQNLSFITQSRKQLDRLNFSLATGQNFQELKFYGQDASRIVDLRKDIEARESYLRSIEVTQSTAASYDAILERLVEMTSDALSAAEPLSSQDVDFPTTTTVLANNFMLELEANLNIKLGDRFIFAGSNFGTAPVTDLRTLTLYNTTDLVSNGATANAIETADTLPQHTVDAGGAASVESYLTGFAGANTIDAAAYARLRVTITDKQPVNYNLRATEPAFQNLVEGLLRLKSAAQSGLTEDEREEFLGDARNALDTARTQLRQLQASNGTILNELERTSQIHEGFITISQTALDDLTVADEAEVAVRISSLQTQLEASFTTIARQSQLTLVNFLR, from the coding sequence ATGGTTTCAAGAGTCAGCGTGACGGGGGTTCTTGCCCAGAACCTGTCCTTCATCACACAAAGCCGAAAGCAACTGGACCGCCTGAACTTCTCACTGGCTACCGGCCAGAATTTTCAGGAATTGAAGTTCTATGGTCAGGATGCGTCACGGATCGTCGATCTTCGCAAAGACATCGAGGCGCGGGAATCCTATCTGCGCTCCATTGAGGTGACCCAATCCACCGCCGCTTCCTATGACGCGATCCTGGAGCGGCTTGTCGAGATGACGTCGGACGCCCTTTCCGCGGCCGAGCCGCTGTCCAGTCAGGATGTGGACTTTCCTACGACAACGACCGTGCTGGCGAACAACTTCATGCTGGAGCTTGAGGCCAACCTGAACATCAAGCTGGGCGACCGCTTCATTTTCGCCGGGTCCAATTTCGGAACGGCGCCGGTCACGGATCTGCGGACATTGACGCTGTATAATACGACGGACCTGGTATCGAACGGCGCCACCGCGAACGCGATCGAGACCGCCGACACCCTGCCCCAACACACGGTAGACGCCGGCGGCGCGGCTTCGGTGGAATCCTACCTGACCGGATTTGCCGGGGCCAACACGATCGACGCGGCGGCCTATGCCCGGCTGCGAGTCACGATCACCGACAAGCAGCCGGTCAACTACAACCTTCGCGCCACAGAACCCGCCTTCCAGAATCTGGTCGAAGGCCTGCTGCGTCTGAAATCGGCGGCCCAGTCCGGTCTGACCGAAGATGAACGCGAGGAATTTCTCGGCGACGCCAGAAACGCCCTCGACACCGCACGCACGCAACTTCGCCAACTTCAGGCCAGCAACGGCACGATCCTGAACGAGCTGGAAAGAACGTCGCAGATCCATGAGGGATTCATCACCATTTCCCAGACCGCACTGGACGATTTGACCGTGGCGGATGAAGCGGAGGTGGCGGTGCGCATATCATCCCTGCAGACGCAGTTGGAGGCCTCTTTCACGACGATCGCGCGGCAAAGTCAGCTTACGCTGGTCAATTTCCTGCGCTGA
- a CDS encoding FlgD immunoglobulin-like domain containing protein — MANDINSLLQNGSVNTPNQTVEQLQSLNSLASNFDNFLTILTTQLQNQDPLSPLDTHEFTNQLVMFADVEQSVRQSGQLEDLIALTRLNEASTAVGFMGKNIQADYNEVNFQGEQVTLSYTLPQEADAATMEIYDSAGDLVRVITGISREIGQHKVAWDGKDQQGNTLPNGSYSFQVGALTEDDQPIEKITYRTEGTVTGIEFDSGATTLLMGNVRIPLSRVTRVDDPAGA, encoded by the coding sequence ATGGCGAACGACATCAATTCGCTGCTTCAGAACGGTTCGGTCAACACCCCGAACCAGACCGTGGAACAACTGCAGTCTCTGAACAGTCTTGCGTCGAACTTCGACAACTTCCTGACCATTCTGACGACGCAGTTGCAGAACCAGGACCCGCTGTCGCCGCTCGATACCCATGAATTCACCAATCAGCTGGTCATGTTCGCCGATGTCGAACAGTCGGTGCGCCAGAGCGGCCAGTTGGAGGACCTGATCGCGTTGACGCGCCTGAACGAGGCCAGCACCGCGGTCGGCTTCATGGGCAAGAACATCCAGGCGGACTACAACGAAGTCAATTTCCAGGGCGAGCAGGTCACCCTGTCCTATACCCTGCCGCAAGAGGCGGACGCCGCGACGATGGAAATCTACGATAGCGCAGGAGATCTGGTGCGCGTCATCACCGGCATTTCGCGGGAAATCGGCCAGCATAAAGTCGCCTGGGACGGCAAGGATCAGCAGGGAAACACCCTGCCGAACGGATCCTACAGCTTTCAGGTTGGCGCGCTGACCGAGGACGATCAGCCGATCGAGAAAATTACCTACAGAACAGAGGGAACGGTGACCGGTATCGAATTCGACAGCGGCGCGACGACCCTGTTGATGGGCAATGTCAGAATCCCGCTGTCGCGGGTCACACGGGTGGACGACCCGGCAGGCGCCTGA